From a region of the Cherax quadricarinatus isolate ZL_2023a chromosome 77, ASM3850222v1, whole genome shotgun sequence genome:
- the LOC128701972 gene encoding pancreatic triacylglycerol lipase yields the protein MKITVVVVALVAVLVGETASAAVVPAWRRSQPLDLTRTKVRDSEWCDEVLGCLELNDDWSSEDRINVLPYSRAAINTQFRLHTRTAPAEEQDFFISADKTAIDATTFDPSKPIKFITHGFIDTGNTQWLKDMAHAFLVYGDYNVIRVDWGDGSLPMYFQATANTRVVGLEIAYLVNFFIDEYGVDPANVHLLGHSLGSHVSGYAGEKITNLGRISGLDPAGPYFTDTPAFIRLDNTDAVYVDNIHTDAKSILLLGYGTEQPMGNIDFYPNSGRNQPGCDPVDIGIEFISDIPDGVRDLAACSHGRSYKLYTDSLYEPCPYLAHVCADYDSFELGRCATCAEDNSKCAFMGIHADEYTQKTDINTKMYFDTDKDEPYCYYHYQVIVDTAHPKEADDWVQGHLDIWLFGDNGNTIENVRLTEDHERFEHGQPKYFMFTSHIDVSRVIRMEAYWRYDDSLFDPGSYCFLLTCNSALYVRSIQISSMEYYPETSRLDHTKVLCQVGEDYIKIKNKHTEVLVWDESCVFSV from the exons ATGAAGatcactgttgtggtggtggcgttggtggcagtgctggtgggAGAGACAGCATCAGCAGCTGTGGTTCCTGCCTGGAGACGAAGCCAGCCTCTTGATCTCACCAGGACAAAAG TGAGGGACTCAGAGTGGTGTGATGAGGTGCTTGGATGTTTGGAGCTTAATGACGATTGGAGCAGTGAGGATAGAATCAACGTCCTGCCTTACTCCAGAGCCGCCATCAACACACAGTTCCGCCTTCACACTCGAACGGCACCCGCTGAAGAGCAG GACTTCTTCATCAGTGCTGACAAGACTGCGATTGATGCTACGACGTTTGATCCCTCGAAACCCATCAAATTCATCACCCACGGCTTTATAGACACTGGTAACACGCAGTGgctgaag GACATGGCTCATGCATTCCTCGTTTACGGTGACTACAATGTCATCCGTGTGGACTGGGGTGACGGGTCCCTACCCATGTACTTCCAAGCTACGGCCAACACCCGTGTGGTGGGGCTGGAGATCGCATACTTGGTCAACTTCTTCATTGACGAATACGGTGTTGATCCTGCCAATGTCCACCTCCTCGGACACTCCCTGGGTTCACACGTCTCAGGTTACGCAGGTGAGAAGATCACCAATCTCGGCCGAATCTCTGGTCTCGATCCTGCCGGGCCGTATTTCACCGATACTCCCGCCTTCATCCGACTCGACAATACGGATGCCGTGTACGTGGATAACATCCATACGGACGCTAAATCTATTTTGTTGCTGGGCTACGGCACGGAGCAGCCTATGGGCAATATAGATTTCTATCCAAATTCGGGACGAAACCAGCCAGGATGTGACCCCGTGGATATTGGTATTGAGTTCATCTCGGACATCCCTGATGGTGTACGAGATCTGGCAGCGTGCAGTCACGGCAGGTCGTATAAGCTGTACACGGACTCTCTGTACGAGCCGTGTCCCTACCTGGCCCACGTGTGCGCCGATTACGACTCTTTTGAACTG GGTCGCTGTGCTACTTGTGCTGAGGACAACTCTAAATGTGCTTTTATGGGTATCCACGCTGATGAGTACACTCAAAAGACTGATATCAACACCAAGATGTACTTTGACACTGACAAGGATGAGCCATACTGTT ACTACCACTACCAAGTAATTGTGGACACCGCTCATCCCAAGGAAGCTGACGACTGGGTCCAAGGTCACCTTGATATCTGGCTATTTGGTGACAATGGTAACACCATCGAGAATGTTAGACTGACCGA GGATCACGAGAGGTTCGAACATGGGCAGCCAAAATACTTCATGTTTACCAGCCACATTGACGTCTCACGAGTGATCAGGATGGAAGCTTATTGGAGGTATGATGATTCCCTCTTCGACCCCGGTAGTTACTGCTTCCTCTTGACGTGTAACTCTGCACTCTATGTTCGCTCCATCCAGATCTCATCCATGGAATATTATCCTGAGAC GAGTCGACTGGACCACACTAAAGTGTTGTGTCAGGTGGGAGAGGATTATATCAAGATTAAGAAtaaacacactgaggtcctggtgtgGGACGAATCTTGTGTCTTCTCTGTTTAG